Proteins from a single region of Apium graveolens cultivar Ventura chromosome 7, ASM990537v1, whole genome shotgun sequence:
- the LOC141673597 gene encoding uncharacterized protein LOC141673597 — MDADKNVINTIGTFSPFTQEIKTAPLPPGFRTNPDLMFKGDTYPAAYLIHFNTKMEVYHVSLEARCRLFAASFRGSAQQWFSKLGAHITIDSWEQFTVIFIKQFQSSMLYVPPIATLANIRQKEGETLQDCFIRFNAEVPRVRDASKEAVKKKLIVGLREGTKFWKHMQAKTPFTLADFHAQAEPFMWIEKSMHDLKKSGGSNNNNNKGRGSKRKMSWSPKRNDRGRSESPRRDRNTRDRSPQRGRMRDRREPTYTPLVASIEHIYDVNSIKGMFKKPPKMNRFGTKDTKKYYAFHEQTGHETADCWQLKEQIEDLIRNDKLNEWVV; from the coding sequence ATGGATGCGGATAAAAATGTCATTAATACAATAGGGACATTCTCTCCCTTTACTCAAGAAATCAAGACAGCTCCTTTGCCCCCAGGATTTAGAACTAATCCAGATTTAATGTTCAAAGGGGACACCTACCCGGCTGCATACTTGATCCACTTCAACACTAAAATGGAAGTATATCACGTCTCACTCGAGGCCAGATGCAGGTTGTTCGCGGCCTCTTTTCGGGGTAGTGCTCAGCAATGGTTCTCTAAATTAGGGGCTCACATCACCATAGACTCATGGGAGCAGTTCACCGTTATCTTTATTAAGCAGTTCCAGTCTTCAATGCTCTATGTTCCCCCTATAGCCACCCTGGCCAATATAAGGCAGAAGGAGGGTGAAACGCTTCAAGATTGCTTCATAAGATTCAATGCAGAAGTCCCCCGAGTGAGAGATGCAAGTAAGGAAGCtgtcaaaaaaaaattaattgtTGGGCTCAGGGAAGGAACGAAATTCTGGAAGCATATGCAGGCTAAAACCCCCTTTACTCTTGCTGATTTTCATGCCCAAGCAGAACCTTTCATGTGGATAGAAAAATCTATGCATGATTTGAAAAAGAGTGGAggcagcaacaacaacaacaataaggGAAGGGGAAGTAAGCGAAAGATGTCTTGGAGTCCCAAAAGAAATGATAGGGGTCGCAGTGAGAGCCCTAGGAGGGACCGAAATACAAGGGATAGGTCCCCACAGCGAGGAAGGATGAGGGACAGGAGGGAGCCCACTTACACTCCCTTGGTCGCTTCCATTGAACACATATATGATGTAAATTCGATTAAGGGCATGTTCAAGAAGCCTCCTAAAATGAATAGATTCGGAACCAAAGACACTAAAAAATATTATGCTTTTCATGAGCAGACTGGGCATGAGACCGCAGATTGTTGGCAACTGAAGGAGCAAATAGAGGACCTGATTCGTAATGACAAGCTCAATGAATGGGTTGTGTGA